The following proteins come from a genomic window of Synechococcus sp. BIOS-E4-1:
- a CDS encoding methyltransferase domain-containing protein: protein MSLTTFLAPAVIGLAAAAGAYGLWTRRSRTYHSSESVASAYDAWTEDRLLETLWGEHVHLGHYGDPPIRRDFRRAKADFVHELVHWSGLDRLPPGSRVLDVGCGIGGSARILARDYGFDVLGISISPAQIQRATDLTPDNLSCRFAVMDALNLNLADAEFDAVWSVEAGPHMPDKQRFADELLRVLKPGGALAVADWNRRDPRDGALDARERWVMHQLLTQWAHPEFASIPGFQHNLESSCQRRGLIDTADWTRATLPSWNESILEGFRRPAAVLKLGPPALLQGLRETPTMLLMRWAFARGMMQFGVFRLASD from the coding sequence ATGTCTCTCACCACTTTTTTGGCTCCGGCCGTGATCGGTCTCGCCGCCGCTGCGGGGGCTTATGGACTCTGGACTCGACGTAGCCGGACCTATCACTCCAGTGAAAGCGTCGCTTCTGCCTATGACGCCTGGACCGAAGACCGGCTGCTCGAGACCCTCTGGGGGGAGCACGTGCATCTTGGACATTACGGAGATCCTCCGATTCGACGGGATTTCCGCCGTGCCAAAGCCGATTTCGTGCACGAACTCGTGCATTGGAGTGGGTTGGATCGCCTGCCCCCCGGATCAAGGGTGCTCGATGTGGGCTGTGGGATCGGCGGCAGCGCCAGGATTCTCGCCAGGGACTATGGATTTGACGTACTCGGCATCAGCATCAGTCCCGCACAGATCCAACGGGCCACGGATCTAACGCCGGACAACCTGTCCTGCCGCTTTGCCGTGATGGACGCGCTGAACCTGAATCTTGCGGACGCCGAATTCGACGCGGTGTGGAGTGTGGAGGCAGGCCCCCACATGCCGGATAAGCAACGGTTTGCTGATGAACTCCTCAGGGTTCTGAAACCGGGTGGAGCATTGGCTGTCGCTGATTGGAACCGTCGCGATCCTCGCGACGGTGCGCTGGATGCCCGCGAACGCTGGGTGATGCACCAGCTGCTCACTCAGTGGGCTCATCCCGAATTCGCCAGCATCCCGGGGTTCCAGCACAACCTGGAAAGCAGCTGTCAACGCAGGGGGCTGATCGATACAGCAGACTGGACCAGGGCGACTCTCCCTTCCTGGAATGAATCGATCCTGGAAGGGTTCCGACGGCCCGCCGCCGTGCTCAAACTCGGCCCGCCCGCCCTGCTTCAAGGCCTGCGCGAAACTCCAACGATGTTGTTGATGCGCTGGGCATTCGCCCGGGGAATGATGCAGTTCGGCGTGTTTCGCCTCGCCTCTGATTAG
- the pheA gene encoding prephenate dehydratase codes for MPIRMAFLGPEGTYGERAAKEMIRLEQISDAALVACTGLRSVVDHVADGRCQAAVVPVENSVEGGVTASLDALWSHPDLCIRRALVLPIRHALLSSGSIESVTEVLSHPQALAQCSGWLSTHLPQALQLPTTSTAEAARMVKGSRFRAAIADRSVGELQGLGELAFPVNDVVGNRTRFLLLHRGERLRDGQIASLAFSLHRNAPGALIEALQAIAGLGLNMSRIESRPSKRELGEYVFFVDVELPASCVDDVLTKLEALLSPLCEHLANFGAYPSSEFN; via the coding sequence ATGCCGATTCGGATGGCGTTTCTTGGGCCGGAAGGCACCTATGGAGAGCGAGCGGCTAAAGAGATGATCCGGCTTGAACAGATCAGTGATGCTGCGTTGGTGGCATGCACCGGGCTGCGTTCAGTGGTCGACCATGTTGCTGATGGCCGTTGTCAGGCTGCTGTGGTGCCTGTTGAGAACTCGGTGGAGGGTGGTGTCACGGCCAGTCTTGATGCCCTCTGGTCTCATCCCGATCTGTGTATTCGACGCGCTTTGGTTCTGCCGATCCGCCACGCCCTGCTCAGTAGTGGTTCGATTGAGAGCGTGACTGAGGTTCTGTCTCACCCTCAGGCGCTGGCACAATGCAGCGGCTGGTTGTCAACCCATCTGCCGCAGGCGCTCCAACTACCGACCACATCCACGGCGGAAGCCGCTCGGATGGTCAAAGGCAGCCGTTTCAGAGCAGCGATTGCGGATCGCTCCGTTGGCGAACTGCAGGGTCTCGGGGAACTGGCGTTCCCGGTCAATGATGTTGTGGGCAACAGGACCCGCTTTCTGCTGCTGCATCGCGGAGAGCGTCTGCGCGATGGGCAGATCGCAAGCCTGGCCTTCTCTCTGCATCGCAATGCTCCTGGGGCCCTGATCGAAGCTCTTCAGGCGATTGCCGGCCTGGGGCTGAACATGAGCAGAATCGAGTCGAGACCGTCGAAACGCGAGTTGGGTGAATACGTGTTCTTTGTGGATGTGGAATTGCCAGCTTCCTGTGTGGATGACGTGCTGACCAAACTCGAGGCCCTTCTCAGCCCGCTGTGTGAGCATCTGGCCAATTTCGGCGCTTATCCCAGCTCGGAATTCAACTAA
- a CDS encoding DUF1997 domain-containing protein has protein sequence MTLAFRASQHLDLPVANQSEHLRSYLRQEDRVIKALLDARQLDRIGPGRYRYTVTTLQVFQLQVCPVVSLKIEQGDGTIAIQATDATLDGLGLVDDFQLSLEALLEVADHGLQGEAKLGVHVSQPPLLKLIPRRVLESTGESILNGILMTIKGRVGRQLVRDFEDWALQPAEAGETTSAEQRSDPGKHLGEEGVTMHRSGT, from the coding sequence ATGACCCTTGCCTTCCGCGCCAGTCAGCATCTCGATCTGCCGGTCGCCAACCAGAGTGAACACCTGCGCAGCTACCTGCGACAGGAAGACCGGGTGATTAAAGCTCTTCTGGATGCGCGTCAGCTCGACAGAATCGGGCCTGGCCGTTACCGATACACCGTCACCACACTGCAAGTGTTTCAGCTGCAGGTCTGTCCTGTCGTTTCGCTGAAGATCGAGCAGGGTGATGGAACGATCGCCATTCAGGCGACCGATGCAACTCTGGATGGACTTGGCCTTGTCGATGACTTCCAGCTGAGCCTGGAAGCATTACTCGAAGTGGCGGATCACGGCTTGCAGGGCGAGGCCAAGCTCGGAGTGCATGTCAGCCAGCCACCACTGCTGAAGCTGATTCCAAGACGAGTGCTGGAAAGCACCGGCGAGTCAATCCTGAACGGCATCCTGATGACGATCAAAGGTCGGGTCGGGCGACAGCTGGTGCGAGATTTTGAAGACTGGGCACTGCAACCGGCCGAGGCCGGGGAGACCACAAGTGCGGAGCAGCGCTCAGACCCCGGAAAACACCTTGGTGAGGAAGGTGTGACGATGCATCGGAGTGGGACCTGA
- a CDS encoding ribonuclease HII → MIVGVDEVGRGCWFGPVFAAAVSLTDAAANELSDLGLTDSKALSPKRRAALVPEIEARATSWALGQAAARDVDAKGIRVATELAMLRALQKLSQVPELVLVDGVLPLRLWTGAQRTIVRGDSCEASIAAASVLAKEARDALIRRLAQRFPGYALERHAGYGTAQHRAALLASGPTPMHRHTFLTKVFSGV, encoded by the coding sequence GTGATTGTTGGAGTTGATGAGGTTGGCCGTGGATGCTGGTTCGGCCCTGTCTTCGCTGCGGCGGTCAGCCTCACTGATGCCGCCGCGAATGAACTCTCCGATCTCGGCCTGACCGACAGCAAAGCCCTCTCTCCCAAGCGCCGAGCTGCGCTGGTTCCCGAGATTGAAGCTCGAGCGACCAGCTGGGCACTTGGCCAGGCGGCCGCGCGTGATGTGGATGCCAAGGGGATCAGGGTGGCGACGGAGCTTGCCATGCTTCGTGCTCTTCAAAAACTTTCCCAGGTCCCCGAGTTGGTTCTGGTGGATGGAGTGCTGCCCCTGCGTCTCTGGACAGGAGCTCAGCGCACCATCGTGCGTGGTGACAGCTGTGAGGCCTCGATTGCTGCCGCCAGCGTGCTGGCAAAGGAGGCGCGCGATGCCTTGATTCGTCGTCTGGCGCAACGTTTCCCTGGTTACGCACTGGAACGCCATGCCGGATATGGCACCGCTCAACATCGAGCGGCGCTGCTGGCTTCAGGTCCCACTCCGATGCATCGTCACACCTTCCTCACCAAGGTGTTTTCCGGGGTCTGA
- a CDS encoding CPBP family intramembrane glutamic endopeptidase — MAQPLGLLIPGVSASRLSLIGTVITFVLFILVLPSWVRQRWNSRQPWLTLGVRSRRDEASPGSCLVQGLLRSAGLLALICLPLLLGSWGRWLGELTTADVINALLLCFGLGLAEELLFRGWLWGELNALAGPRPAVIGQALIFSLAHTRFDQGFLPMLALLTGLWLLGLILAVQRRLDGGSLWGCVGLHGGLVGGWFALRAGLLQVSPNAPQWLIGPGGAHANPLGGLIGIIALSVLLWRQLTALAKAARP; from the coding sequence ATGGCACAGCCCCTCGGTTTGCTGATTCCTGGTGTATCAGCTTCCCGGCTGTCGCTGATCGGCACGGTCATCACGTTTGTGCTGTTCATCCTGGTGTTACCCAGCTGGGTGCGCCAACGCTGGAACAGCCGTCAGCCCTGGCTGACCCTCGGCGTTCGCAGCCGCCGCGATGAGGCATCACCGGGGTCGTGCCTGGTCCAGGGCCTGCTGCGTTCCGCAGGCCTGCTGGCCCTGATCTGCCTGCCCTTGCTGCTGGGATCCTGGGGGCGCTGGCTCGGAGAGCTCACCACGGCGGATGTCATCAACGCCTTGTTGCTCTGTTTCGGACTGGGCTTGGCGGAGGAACTGCTCTTCCGGGGCTGGCTCTGGGGAGAGCTCAACGCACTCGCTGGCCCTCGCCCAGCCGTCATCGGTCAGGCCCTGATTTTCAGCCTCGCGCACACCCGATTTGATCAGGGTTTTCTGCCGATGCTCGCTCTGCTGACAGGCTTATGGCTGCTTGGTCTGATCCTTGCAGTGCAGAGGCGGCTGGACGGTGGTTCCCTCTGGGGTTGCGTCGGATTGCACGGCGGGCTGGTCGGCGGCTGGTTCGCGCTGCGAGCCGGGTTGCTGCAGGTCTCCCCCAATGCTCCTCAATGGCTGATCGGCCCCGGAGGAGCCCATGCCAACCCCCTTGGCGGACTGATCGGAATCATCGCTTTAAGCGTTTTGCTCTGGCGTCAGCTCACAGCCTTGGCTAAGGCGGCTCGACCCTGA
- the clpS gene encoding ATP-dependent Clp protease adapter ClpS, protein MVMAVDTPSRSPGGAAVLDKAPEQVRKRSPRYKVLLHNDPVNSMEYVVTTLRQVVPQLSEQDCMAVMLEAHNTGVGLVIVCDLEPAEFYCETLKGKGLTSTIEPEE, encoded by the coding sequence ATGGTCATGGCGGTGGACACCCCCAGCCGTAGCCCAGGTGGAGCAGCCGTTCTGGACAAGGCACCGGAACAGGTCCGCAAGCGCTCTCCCCGGTACAAAGTGCTGCTTCACAACGACCCGGTCAACTCCATGGAGTATGTGGTCACCACCTTGCGCCAGGTCGTTCCCCAACTCAGTGAGCAGGACTGCATGGCTGTGATGCTCGAAGCTCACAACACAGGCGTGGGGCTTGTGATTGTCTGCGACCTGGAGCCGGCCGAGTTCTACTGCGAAACGCTCAAGGGCAAAGGGCTCACCAGCACCATCGAGCCGGAGGAGTAA
- a CDS encoding TIGR03960 family B12-binding radical SAM protein: MGHELGVKPRDWNGARVRWALTYPELYEVGSSNLGHIILYSILNALPGQVCDRSYLPAADLADRLKQREQALFGVESRWPLNTFDILGFSLSYELGATNILEMLDLCRVPIRAADRGDLPLSDPQAPPLIFAGGPTATSNPEPYSAFFDFIALGDGEELLPEIGLVLAEGKQAGLTRSDLLLDLALVPGVYVPSLYAPGPDGVGLEPLKPGLPKRVLRRVATPMPHYAMGLVPHVETVHDRLTVEIRRGCTRGCRFCQPGMLTRPARDVEPEAVIEAVETGMRQTGYSDFSLLSLSCSDYLALPAVGVELRNRLADRNVTLQLPSQRVDRFDQNIAHILGGARKAGLTFAPEAGTQRLRDIVNKGLTDDDLLQGIRTAMQNGYRKVKLYFMIGLPGETDADVLGIAETCRMLQECCRDLGRLSLNTTISNFTPKPHTPFQWHSVSTAEFLRRQQLLRDAGRRLRGVRFNFTDVRLSAMEDFVGRGDRRLAPVIEAAWRAGAGMDAWFEALDRTHNAWTTAIAEAGLEGRYRQMELGGWSAVSALDRDDLEAFCRQPLPWDHIDSGIDKGWLAQDLQHALASSVVPDCSFEACSSCGVCGPDLGHNVVVAPPVVPVARPQQAPPSDRACRIRFRFSKTGAMALLSHLDLVRLLERALRRTELPVSFTGGFHPLPRLQLALALPLGVEGEGEWMDLEFVEMVDALMVKERWQQTLPPGLRLITAEEVAVSSPSLAQQLRTSRWRFVLSGSELLSRCESTAWSQAVSALLAQQELIWEDTDKKGRPRRRDVRDLLQSLRLLGQAELSSGAVGCRAELELIASVDSQGRSLKPAQLQFWLSQHLGFDLSLSRVRRVELTLLQC; the protein is encoded by the coding sequence ATGGGCCATGAGCTCGGCGTCAAGCCAAGGGACTGGAACGGTGCCAGGGTTCGCTGGGCCCTCACCTATCCCGAGCTTTATGAGGTGGGCTCCAGCAATCTGGGCCACATCATTCTCTATTCGATTCTCAATGCCCTGCCTGGGCAGGTGTGTGATCGCTCCTATCTCCCGGCAGCTGATCTGGCCGATCGCCTCAAGCAGCGTGAGCAGGCTCTGTTCGGTGTGGAGAGTCGCTGGCCTCTCAACACTTTTGACATCCTCGGCTTCAGTCTCAGCTATGAGCTGGGAGCCACCAACATCCTCGAGATGTTGGATCTCTGCAGGGTTCCGATCCGAGCGGCAGACCGTGGAGACCTTCCGCTCAGTGACCCGCAGGCTCCGCCACTGATCTTTGCGGGGGGACCAACAGCCACAAGTAATCCAGAGCCCTACTCCGCCTTCTTCGATTTCATCGCCCTGGGAGATGGTGAGGAGCTGTTGCCGGAGATCGGCCTGGTGCTGGCCGAAGGCAAGCAGGCAGGCCTGACCCGTTCGGATCTGCTGCTTGATCTGGCTCTGGTGCCAGGGGTTTATGTGCCCTCTCTCTATGCTCCGGGCCCGGATGGGGTAGGGCTTGAACCGCTGAAGCCAGGACTGCCCAAGCGGGTGCTTCGGAGGGTTGCCACGCCGATGCCCCATTACGCCATGGGTCTGGTCCCCCATGTGGAAACAGTCCATGACCGGCTGACGGTGGAAATCCGCCGGGGCTGCACGCGTGGCTGTCGTTTCTGCCAGCCGGGCATGCTCACGCGGCCGGCCAGAGATGTGGAGCCCGAAGCCGTGATCGAGGCCGTTGAGACCGGCATGCGTCAGACGGGCTACAGCGATTTCTCACTGCTTTCGCTCAGCTGCAGTGACTACCTTGCGCTCCCTGCTGTGGGAGTGGAGCTGCGCAATCGGCTTGCAGATCGCAATGTCACTCTTCAGCTCCCCAGCCAAAGGGTCGATCGTTTTGACCAGAACATCGCTCACATTCTTGGAGGTGCCCGCAAGGCAGGACTCACGTTCGCTCCGGAAGCCGGCACTCAGCGTCTGCGGGATATCGTCAACAAGGGGCTGACCGACGACGACCTTCTGCAGGGCATCCGTACGGCGATGCAGAACGGTTACCGCAAGGTCAAGCTCTATTTCATGATCGGGCTTCCGGGAGAGACCGATGCCGATGTGCTCGGGATTGCCGAAACCTGCCGGATGCTTCAGGAGTGTTGTCGCGACCTGGGCCGCCTCAGCCTCAACACCACCATCAGCAATTTCACACCCAAGCCCCACACTCCTTTTCAGTGGCACAGCGTTTCCACAGCTGAGTTTCTCCGACGTCAGCAACTCCTGCGTGATGCAGGACGACGCCTTCGGGGTGTGCGCTTCAACTTCACGGATGTGCGCCTTTCGGCGATGGAGGATTTTGTCGGTCGAGGAGACCGGCGACTGGCACCTGTGATCGAAGCGGCCTGGCGTGCCGGTGCGGGGATGGATGCCTGGTTTGAGGCCCTCGATCGCACCCATAACGCCTGGACCACTGCAATTGCAGAGGCCGGGCTTGAAGGCCGTTACCGGCAGATGGAGCTTGGTGGCTGGAGCGCAGTGTCGGCGCTGGATCGTGATGATCTTGAGGCCTTCTGCCGGCAACCCCTGCCCTGGGATCACATTGACAGCGGCATCGACAAGGGCTGGCTGGCGCAGGATCTGCAGCATGCGCTTGCCTCAAGCGTTGTGCCTGACTGCTCGTTTGAGGCATGCAGCAGCTGCGGTGTCTGCGGCCCCGATCTGGGCCACAACGTTGTGGTGGCTCCACCTGTGGTCCCAGTGGCCAGGCCTCAGCAGGCACCACCCAGCGATCGTGCCTGTCGTATTCGCTTTCGTTTCAGCAAAACCGGAGCGATGGCGCTGCTCAGTCATCTGGATCTGGTGCGGCTTCTCGAGCGGGCGTTGCGCAGGACTGAGCTGCCCGTGAGCTTCACAGGTGGATTTCATCCCTTGCCTCGGCTGCAGCTGGCGCTGGCGCTTCCTCTGGGAGTGGAAGGGGAAGGTGAATGGATGGATCTGGAATTTGTGGAGATGGTGGATGCGCTGATGGTGAAGGAGCGTTGGCAGCAGACACTGCCACCGGGATTGCGTTTGATCACGGCTGAAGAAGTGGCCGTGTCATCCCCCAGCCTTGCTCAGCAGTTGCGAACCAGTCGCTGGCGTTTCGTTCTCAGTGGCTCTGAGCTGCTGTCGCGCTGTGAATCCACTGCCTGGTCGCAAGCCGTCTCGGCACTGCTTGCTCAGCAGGAGCTGATCTGGGAAGACACCGATAAGAAGGGTCGACCGCGTCGTCGTGATGTCCGTGACCTGCTCCAGAGTCTGCGCCTTCTCGGCCAGGCTGAGCTCTCTTCCGGTGCGGTCGGATGCCGTGCGGAGCTGGAGCTGATCGCTTCCGTTGATTCCCAGGGTCGCAGTCTCAAGCCGGCCCAGTTGCAGTTCTGGCTCTCGCAACATCTGGGGTTTGACTTGTCACTCTCCCGTGTTCGACGAGTGGAGTTGACTCTGTTGCAGTGCTAA
- a CDS encoding LON peptidase substrate-binding domain-containing protein, producing the protein MADLSVRELPLFPLPDVVLFPSDVLPLHIFESRYRMMLQSVLETDRRFGVVRWDPRSQSMATIGCCAEVIQHQTGEDGRSNIVTLGQQRFRVLNVTRETPFRTAMVSWIEDEPESDLDQLHTLSDFVTKALRDVVELTGKLTDSPTALPDDLPDLPRELSFWIGAHLGGPVADQQQELLELTSTRTRLEQEFEMLDETRRQLAARTVLRDTLSSADSGNG; encoded by the coding sequence GTGGCTGACCTGTCCGTCAGAGAGCTTCCGTTATTTCCTCTGCCGGATGTCGTTCTGTTCCCCAGCGACGTGCTGCCCCTGCACATTTTTGAGTCGCGCTATCGGATGATGCTGCAGAGCGTCCTGGAAACCGATCGACGCTTTGGTGTCGTCCGTTGGGACCCCCGCAGCCAAAGCATGGCGACCATCGGCTGTTGTGCCGAAGTGATCCAGCATCAGACGGGGGAGGACGGTCGCAGCAACATCGTGACGCTCGGACAACAGCGTTTTCGGGTGCTGAATGTGACCCGTGAGACGCCTTTCCGTACGGCCATGGTGAGCTGGATTGAGGATGAGCCTGAGAGCGATCTCGATCAGCTTCACACCCTCAGCGATTTCGTCACCAAAGCCCTCAGAGATGTGGTGGAACTGACAGGCAAGCTCACCGATTCCCCCACCGCACTTCCTGACGATCTGCCCGACCTGCCAAGAGAGCTGTCGTTCTGGATCGGTGCTCACCTGGGTGGCCCCGTGGCAGATCAACAGCAGGAACTTCTTGAGCTCACGAGTACCCGTACCCGTCTCGAACAGGAGTTCGAAATGCTCGATGAAACCCGTCGTCAGCTGGCTGCACGCACCGTGCTGCGCGACACCCTCTCCTCCGCCGATTCCGGCAACGGTTGA
- a CDS encoding Rne/Rng family ribonuclease, whose protein sequence is MPQQIVIAEQLRIAAVLSDDRVDELIVAQGRYQIGDVYLGTVENVLPGIDAAFVNIGESEKNGFIHVSDLGPLRLKKGAAGITELLEPRQKVLVQVMKEPTGTKGPRLTGNLALPGRYLVLQPSGQGVNISRRISAEGERNRLRALGVLVKPPGAGLLIRTEAEGVSEDLLIDDLESLLRQWEAIQKAAETASPPVLLNRDEDFIHRILRDHTGPELARVVLDDAAAVDRVTTFLGQEGSNVSVEAHTESDELLEHFKVNAAIRDALKPRVDLPSGGYVIIEPTEALTVIDVNSGSFTRSANARETVLWTNCEAAVEIGRQLKLRNIGGVIVVDFIDMDSRRDQLQLLEHFMTAMRDDTARPQIAQLTELGLVEMTRKRQGQNIYELFGRVSPGYEAVLPGKDLPQPQAAATGLVRSATSVRAEVPASADSGGGRRRRGGRGRPNGSTEPKLVDSTLETAVAGESTSEAMEPAGANRRQDPELVAVPMDDDQERVFGWLGLNPVLLLDPPPENDNLLVRVVRPGEDADSVLEDARQQLAASSGRRRRRGSRGGRGGGRNGSTAPTDSPVSASGPAEEAPLLVEITPLEVTPTNDVPTPSQTAAGPESQLPEPVAAAVAEPEKPVEEARPGRRRRRSSAIAE, encoded by the coding sequence ATGCCCCAGCAAATCGTCATCGCCGAGCAGCTGCGAATCGCAGCGGTTCTGTCCGATGACCGTGTTGATGAGCTGATCGTGGCGCAAGGCCGCTATCAGATCGGTGACGTCTACCTCGGAACAGTGGAGAACGTGCTCCCGGGGATTGACGCCGCCTTTGTGAACATTGGTGAGAGTGAGAAAAACGGGTTCATCCATGTGAGCGACCTGGGCCCGCTGCGGCTCAAAAAAGGTGCCGCAGGCATCACTGAGCTGCTCGAACCGCGCCAGAAGGTTCTGGTTCAGGTGATGAAAGAACCCACCGGCACAAAGGGCCCTCGACTCACCGGAAATCTGGCTCTGCCAGGCCGTTATCTGGTGTTGCAGCCCAGTGGTCAGGGCGTGAATATCTCCCGCCGCATCAGCGCCGAAGGGGAGCGCAATCGCCTGCGAGCTCTGGGTGTGTTGGTGAAACCGCCGGGTGCGGGTCTGCTCATCCGCACGGAAGCGGAGGGAGTCAGTGAAGACCTGCTCATTGATGATCTCGAGTCCTTGCTGCGTCAGTGGGAAGCGATTCAGAAAGCTGCTGAAACCGCTTCGCCGCCTGTTCTGCTCAATCGGGACGAGGATTTCATCCATCGGATTCTCAGAGATCACACCGGCCCTGAGCTGGCTCGCGTGGTGCTCGATGATGCCGCCGCCGTCGACCGAGTGACCACCTTCCTGGGCCAGGAAGGGTCCAACGTGTCGGTGGAGGCACACACCGAATCCGACGAGCTGCTTGAGCACTTCAAGGTGAATGCGGCCATCCGTGATGCGTTGAAACCGAGGGTGGATCTTCCATCCGGCGGCTACGTGATCATCGAGCCCACGGAAGCTCTCACCGTGATTGACGTGAACTCGGGTTCGTTCACCCGTTCCGCTAATGCCCGTGAGACCGTTCTCTGGACCAACTGCGAAGCCGCTGTCGAGATTGGACGGCAGTTGAAGCTCCGCAATATAGGGGGTGTGATCGTCGTCGACTTCATCGACATGGATTCCCGGCGTGATCAGCTTCAGTTGCTAGAGCACTTCATGACGGCGATGCGCGATGACACGGCACGCCCTCAGATTGCGCAACTCACCGAGCTGGGCTTGGTTGAGATGACGCGCAAGCGTCAGGGGCAGAACATTTACGAGCTGTTCGGTCGAGTCTCCCCTGGTTACGAGGCAGTGCTGCCTGGTAAGGATCTTCCTCAGCCTCAAGCTGCTGCCACAGGCCTTGTGAGGTCAGCAACATCGGTGCGTGCGGAAGTCCCTGCCTCCGCTGACTCAGGGGGAGGCCGCCGCCGTAGGGGTGGCCGCGGCCGGCCTAATGGATCCACTGAGCCCAAGTTGGTTGACTCGACCCTGGAGACCGCTGTTGCCGGTGAATCCACATCGGAGGCCATGGAGCCTGCGGGCGCCAACCGCCGTCAGGATCCTGAACTGGTCGCTGTGCCGATGGACGACGACCAGGAAAGGGTTTTTGGCTGGTTGGGTCTGAATCCTGTGCTCCTGCTGGATCCACCTCCTGAAAATGACAACCTGCTGGTGCGTGTGGTCCGACCGGGGGAAGATGCCGACTCGGTCCTGGAGGACGCGAGACAGCAGCTCGCTGCCAGTTCAGGTCGCCGCCGTCGTCGCGGCTCCCGTGGAGGTCGAGGAGGTGGGCGCAATGGTTCAACCGCTCCGACAGATTCGCCCGTGTCTGCCTCGGGTCCCGCTGAAGAAGCACCATTGCTGGTTGAGATCACCCCGCTGGAGGTGACCCCCACCAACGACGTCCCGACACCGTCGCAAACGGCTGCTGGACCTGAGTCACAGCTTCCTGAACCCGTTGCAGCAGCAGTCGCTGAGCCTGAGAAGCCCGTTGAAGAGGCCCGTCCGGGCCGTCGCCGTCGACGGTCTTCCGCCATCGCCGAGTGA
- a CDS encoding LL-diaminopimelate aminotransferase, whose amino-acid sequence MVQVNGNYLKLKAGYLFPEIGRRVKAFAAANPDAALIRLGIGDVTEPLPKACREAMKTAIDEMGTAEGFHGYGPEQGYGWLREAIAKHDFQARGCDISAEEIFVSDGSKCDSSNILDILGAGNKIAVTDPVYPVYVDSNVMAGHTGDAGDEGRYAGLTYLPISADNSFTAEIPSEPVDLVYLCFPNNPTGAVATKEQLKAWVDYARANGSLILFDAAYEAFIQDPSLPHSIFEIEGARECAIEFRSFSKNAGFTGTRCALTVVPKGLKGKTTGGEAVELWGLWNRRQSTKFNGVSYIIQRGAEAVYSDAGQQEVKNLVAFYMENAAIIRRELSAAGLTVYGGEHAPYVWIKTPDGMDSWGFFDHLLNQANVVGTPGSGFGAAGEGYFRLSAFNSRDNVDSAMARIKAL is encoded by the coding sequence GTGGTTCAGGTCAACGGCAATTACCTCAAACTCAAGGCGGGCTATCTGTTCCCTGAAATCGGACGTCGGGTGAAGGCCTTTGCTGCCGCCAACCCTGATGCAGCCCTGATCCGCCTAGGCATTGGCGACGTGACAGAACCTCTGCCCAAGGCCTGTCGCGAGGCGATGAAAACAGCCATTGATGAGATGGGCACCGCAGAAGGTTTTCACGGCTACGGCCCTGAACAGGGTTACGGCTGGCTGCGGGAGGCCATCGCCAAGCACGACTTCCAGGCACGCGGATGTGACATCAGCGCCGAGGAGATCTTCGTGTCCGATGGCTCCAAGTGCGACAGCAGCAACATCCTGGACATCCTCGGTGCGGGGAACAAGATCGCCGTCACAGATCCTGTCTACCCCGTCTACGTGGACAGCAATGTGATGGCCGGTCACACCGGCGATGCCGGTGACGAAGGGCGCTATGCGGGTCTGACCTATTTGCCCATCAGTGCCGACAACAGCTTCACTGCCGAGATCCCCAGCGAACCGGTGGATCTGGTCTACCTGTGCTTTCCCAACAACCCCACAGGTGCCGTGGCAACGAAGGAGCAGCTGAAAGCCTGGGTGGACTACGCCCGCGCTAACGGCTCTCTGATCTTGTTCGACGCCGCCTACGAGGCCTTTATTCAGGACCCGAGCCTTCCCCACTCGATCTTCGAAATCGAAGGAGCCCGTGAATGCGCCATTGAATTCCGCTCGTTCTCCAAGAACGCCGGCTTCACCGGCACCCGCTGCGCGCTCACCGTTGTTCCCAAAGGACTCAAGGGCAAAACCACGGGCGGCGAGGCGGTTGAACTCTGGGGCCTGTGGAACCGCAGACAGAGCACCAAGTTCAACGGTGTGAGCTACATCATTCAGCGTGGCGCAGAAGCCGTTTACTCCGATGCTGGCCAGCAAGAAGTGAAAAACCTGGTGGCCTTCTATATGGAGAATGCCGCGATCATCCGTCGCGAACTCAGCGCAGCTGGCCTCACCGTCTATGGCGGGGAGCACGCTCCCTACGTGTGGATCAAGACTCCTGATGGCATGGACTCCTGGGGTTTCTTTGACCATCTGCTCAATCAGGCGAATGTGGTGGGGACTCCGGGAAGCGGCTTCGGCGCAGCCGGAGAGGGTTACTTCCGCCTCTCGGCGTTCAACAGTCGAGACAATGTCGACAGCGCCATGGCGCGAATCAAGGCCCTCTGA